From the genome of Mycobacterium dioxanotrophicus, one region includes:
- the hisG gene encoding ATP phosphoribosyltransferase, translated as MLRVAVPNKGALSESAAEILSEAGYRRRRDPKDLTVVDNNNNVEFFFLRPKDIAVYVGSGQLDLGITGRDLAADSDAPVRERLSLGFGNSTFRYAAPAGREWTTADLAGKRIATSFPNLVRKDLTAQGIDATVIRLDGAVEISIQLGVADVIADVVGSGRTLGLHDLVAFGAPLCDSEAVLIERDGASDENAAARDQLTARVQGVVFGQQYLMLDYDCPRAVLDDAMAVTPGLESPTIAPLADPEWAAVRALVPRRDVNSIMDELAAIGAKAILASDIRFCRF; from the coding sequence ATGCTGCGGGTCGCTGTTCCCAACAAAGGCGCGTTGAGCGAGTCGGCCGCCGAGATCCTGTCCGAGGCTGGATACCGGCGTCGGCGCGATCCCAAGGATCTGACGGTCGTCGACAACAACAACAACGTCGAGTTCTTCTTTTTGCGGCCGAAGGACATCGCCGTCTACGTCGGGTCCGGTCAGCTCGATCTCGGCATCACCGGGCGTGACCTGGCCGCGGATTCGGACGCACCGGTGCGTGAGCGGTTGTCGCTCGGTTTCGGAAATTCCACCTTTCGCTACGCCGCGCCTGCGGGCCGGGAGTGGACGACGGCGGACCTCGCGGGCAAGCGGATCGCCACGTCGTTTCCCAACCTGGTGCGCAAAGACCTGACGGCACAAGGAATCGATGCCACCGTGATCCGGCTCGACGGGGCGGTGGAGATCTCGATCCAGCTCGGTGTCGCCGACGTCATCGCCGACGTGGTGGGCTCGGGCCGCACGCTGGGGCTGCACGATCTGGTGGCCTTCGGTGCGCCGCTGTGTGATTCGGAGGCGGTGCTGATCGAACGTGACGGTGCCTCGGACGAGAACGCGGCCGCGCGGGACCAGCTGACCGCCCGAGTGCAGGGCGTGGTCTTCGGTCAGCAGTATCTGATGCTCGACTATGACTGCCCGCGTGCGGTTTTGGACGACGCCATGGCGGTCACCCCGGGGCTGGAATCGCCGACCATCGCGCCGCTGGCCGATCCAGAATGGGCGGCCGTGCGAGCCCTGGTCCCGCGCCGCGACGTCAACTCCATCATGGATGAGCTCGCGGCCATCGGCGCCAAGGCGATTCTCGCCTCTGACATCCGGTTCTGCCGCTTCTGA
- a CDS encoding DUF4126 family protein translates to MTHFLVLLLALLIGVVAGLRALTPPAVVAWAAALHWINLDGTWAQWLAHPITVTVLTILAVVELITDQLPKTPSRKTPVQFLARLIVGAFAGAVIGTAWGYTFGGLGAGMIGAVLGTLGGYEARTRLVAATGGRDLPVALVEDVVAVVGGFAVAALTAVV, encoded by the coding sequence ATGACCCATTTCCTCGTTCTGCTGCTGGCGCTGCTCATCGGGGTGGTGGCCGGGCTGCGGGCGTTGACCCCGCCCGCCGTGGTGGCGTGGGCCGCGGCGTTGCACTGGATCAATCTGGACGGCACCTGGGCGCAGTGGTTGGCCCATCCCATCACCGTCACTGTGCTGACCATTCTTGCTGTGGTCGAGCTCATTACCGATCAGCTCCCCAAGACGCCCAGTCGTAAAACCCCGGTCCAGTTCCTCGCGAGGCTGATCGTCGGTGCGTTCGCCGGGGCGGTGATCGGCACGGCCTGGGGGTACACCTTCGGCGGACTCGGTGCCGGCATGATCGGTGCGGTGCTGGGAACGCTGGGCGGCTACGAGGCCCGGACCCGCCTGGTCGCCGCCACGGGCGGCCGCGATCTGCCGGTCGCCCTGGTGGAGGATGTCGTCGCGGTGGTGGGCGGCTTCGCGGTCGCGGCGCTCACCGCGGTGGTGTAG
- a CDS encoding flavodoxin family protein, whose amino-acid sequence MSHNGSDIAAPTVAVVYHSGFGHTATLADAVAAGAVDAGADVTLVVVDTITEAQWDLLDNVDAMIFGTPTYMGNVSAGFQAFAEKTGRRCVDGTWRDKVAAGFTNSGGKSGDKLNTLSSLAVLAAQHRMHWVNLGLAPGWNTSFSSENDLNRLGFFLGAGAQTNVDANPDQVHPADVATCRHLGARVALVTRQLNIGRSLSPAAASPAAASAPAH is encoded by the coding sequence ATGTCTCACAACGGTTCCGATATCGCAGCGCCCACCGTGGCGGTCGTTTACCACTCGGGTTTCGGGCACACCGCGACCCTGGCCGACGCGGTGGCCGCCGGTGCGGTCGACGCCGGAGCCGACGTCACTCTCGTCGTGGTCGACACCATCACCGAGGCCCAGTGGGACCTCCTCGACAACGTCGACGCCATGATCTTCGGCACCCCCACCTATATGGGCAACGTGTCGGCCGGGTTCCAGGCGTTCGCCGAGAAGACCGGACGGCGCTGCGTCGACGGCACCTGGCGGGACAAGGTCGCGGCGGGCTTCACGAACTCCGGAGGCAAGAGCGGCGACAAGCTGAACACGCTCAGTTCACTGGCGGTCCTCGCCGCCCAGCACCGGATGCACTGGGTGAACCTGGGTTTGGCACCCGGCTGGAATACCTCGTTCAGTAGCGAGAACGATCTCAATCGGCTCGGCTTCTTCCTGGGGGCAGGCGCTCAGACCAACGTGGACGCCAACCCCGATCAGGTGCACCCCGCCGACGTCGCCACGTGCCGTCATCTCGGGGCGCGCGTGGCACTGGTGACCCGCCAATTGAACATCGGCCGCAGCCTCAGTCCAGCGGCTGCAAGTCCTGCAGCAGCGTCGGCACCAGCTCACTGA
- a CDS encoding sugar porter family MFS transporter, which produces MTHGPVGDSTSGLDYEESEHSGKVVRIASVAALGGLLFGYDSAVINGAVAALRDEFGIGDYTLGVAVASALLGAAAGAMTAGRLADRIGRLSVMKLAAILFFISAIGTALAPNIWLVVIFRVIGGIGVGVASVIAPAYIAETSPPRIRGRLGSLQQLAIVSGIFISLAIDALLARLAGGSREELWLGLAAWRWMFLAMALPAILYGALAFTIPESPRYLVAKYRIPEARSVLTMLLGEKNLEITISRIQDSLKSDKPPSWRDLRKPAGGIYGIVWVGLGLSIFQQFVGINVIFYYSNVLWEAVGFGESQAFVITVITSITNIVTTLIAIALIDRIGRKPLLLMGSAGMAVTLGTMAVIFGTASQVGGKPVLGDVAGPVALVAANLFVVAFGMSWGPVVWVLLGEMFPNRIRAAALGLAAAGQWVANWVITVTFPTLSSMLGVAYGFYALCAVLSFVFVSRWVQETKGKHLEDMQSEIPHHEQHPTLNS; this is translated from the coding sequence ATGACGCACGGACCGGTAGGCGATTCCACGTCCGGCCTCGACTATGAGGAATCGGAACACAGCGGCAAGGTGGTGCGCATCGCGTCGGTGGCCGCACTCGGCGGCCTGCTGTTCGGCTATGACAGTGCCGTGATCAACGGCGCCGTCGCCGCCCTGCGCGACGAGTTCGGCATCGGCGATTACACCCTCGGCGTCGCGGTCGCCTCGGCGCTGCTGGGTGCCGCGGCGGGCGCGATGACGGCGGGCCGGTTGGCCGACCGCATCGGGCGTCTGTCGGTGATGAAACTGGCCGCCATCCTGTTCTTCATCAGCGCCATCGGCACGGCCTTGGCGCCCAACATCTGGCTGGTGGTGATCTTCCGCGTCATCGGCGGTATCGGCGTCGGCGTGGCGTCGGTGATCGCACCGGCCTACATCGCCGAGACCTCGCCACCGCGAATCCGGGGGCGGCTGGGGTCGTTGCAACAGTTGGCGATCGTCAGCGGCATCTTCATATCGCTGGCCATCGATGCGCTGTTGGCGCGACTGGCCGGGGGATCGCGGGAGGAACTGTGGCTCGGGTTGGCTGCGTGGCGCTGGATGTTCCTTGCGATGGCGTTGCCCGCGATCCTCTACGGCGCGCTGGCATTCACCATCCCGGAATCGCCGCGCTATCTCGTTGCCAAGTACCGGATTCCGGAAGCCCGCTCGGTTCTCACGATGCTGCTGGGCGAGAAGAACCTGGAAATCACCATCAGCCGTATCCAGGATTCGCTGAAATCCGACAAGCCGCCGTCATGGCGGGATCTGCGCAAGCCCGCGGGCGGTATCTACGGCATCGTCTGGGTGGGCCTCGGGCTGTCGATCTTCCAGCAGTTCGTCGGCATCAACGTGATCTTCTACTACTCGAACGTGCTGTGGGAGGCCGTCGGATTCGGTGAGAGCCAGGCGTTCGTCATCACGGTGATCACGTCGATCACCAACATCGTGACCACGCTGATCGCCATCGCACTCATCGACCGGATCGGCCGCAAACCGCTGCTCCTCATGGGTTCGGCGGGCATGGCGGTCACGCTGGGCACCATGGCGGTCATCTTCGGCACCGCGAGCCAGGTCGGCGGCAAGCCGGTGCTGGGCGACGTCGCCGGACCGGTGGCGCTGGTCGCCGCCAACCTGTTCGTCGTGGCATTCGGTATGTCGTGGGGCCCGGTCGTGTGGGTGTTGCTCGGTGAGATGTTCCCGAACCGCATCCGCGCCGCCGCGCTGGGGTTGGCCGCGGCCGGTCAGTGGGTGGCGAACTGGGTGATCACCGTGACGTTCCCGACGCTGAGCAGCATGCTCGGCGTGGCCTACGGCTTCTACGCCCTGTGCGCGGTGCTGTCGTTCGTGTTCGTGTCGCGGTGGGTCCAGGAGACCAAGGGCAAACATCTCGAGGACATGCAGAGCGAGATCCCGCACCACGAGCAGCATCCCACGCTGAATTCCTAG
- a CDS encoding HAD family hydrolase, with protein sequence MKAVLWDMDGTLVDSEKLWDVSMHALYARMGAVLTPEVRESTLGGSAETVMQIVYKDVGLDPDPAAMAESADWLHDYTGDLFEQGLPWRPGAQELLDALLTAGIPMALVTNTRRDLAERALKSIGNHYFSVTVCGDEVPTGKPSPDPYLRAAELLGLPASRCLAIEDSVTGTASAEAAGCPVLVVPNDMAVPHGPRRKHVESLSRLDVADLRAIHAELDSEQGQRSA encoded by the coding sequence GTGAAAGCGGTGCTGTGGGATATGGACGGCACCCTGGTCGACTCCGAAAAACTCTGGGACGTCTCGATGCACGCGCTCTATGCGCGGATGGGTGCGGTGCTCACTCCCGAGGTGAGGGAGTCGACGCTGGGTGGCTCGGCAGAGACGGTGATGCAGATCGTCTACAAAGACGTGGGGCTCGACCCCGACCCGGCCGCGATGGCCGAGTCGGCGGACTGGCTGCACGATTACACGGGTGATCTGTTCGAGCAGGGCCTGCCGTGGCGCCCCGGCGCCCAGGAACTGCTCGACGCCCTGCTCACCGCGGGCATTCCGATGGCGCTGGTGACCAACACCCGGCGCGATCTCGCCGAGCGGGCCCTGAAAAGCATTGGCAACCACTACTTTTCGGTGACCGTATGCGGTGACGAGGTGCCAACCGGCAAGCCGTCACCCGACCCGTATCTGCGTGCGGCCGAACTGCTCGGGTTGCCCGCGAGCCGTTGTCTGGCCATTGAGGATTCGGTCACCGGCACGGCGTCCGCCGAGGCCGCCGGGTGCCCCGTGCTGGTGGTGCCCAACGATATGGCCGTTCCTCACGGACCGCGTCGCAAGCACGTCGAATCGCTGAGCCGGCTCGACGTGGCCGATCTTCGGGCGATCCACGCCGAGCTGGACAGCGAGCAAGGTCAGCGCAGCGCCTGA
- a CDS encoding FAD-containing oxidoreductase, which translates to MAEPERFDAIIVGAGQAGPSLAGRLTTAGSTVAVIERKLVGGTCVNTGCIPTKTLVASAHAAHLARRGAEYGVSTGEVTVDMVKVKARKDGIIGDDRHGVEAWLEGMDGASLIRGHARFVDPHTMEVDGRLLRADRIFLNVGGRAVAPDFPGLADIDYLTNVGILELDSVPEHLVIIGGSYIALEFAQMYRRFGARVTVVERGPRLTSREDEDISAAIKDILEAEGIDIVLNATGIRFAKRDNGFEVVPADGAAPIAGTHLLVAVGRVPNTDDLGLENAGVQTDKRGYIVVDDELRTSVEHIWAMGDCNGKGAFTHTSYNDYEIVAANLLDDDPRRVSDRVPTYALFIDPPLGRAGLTVDQVRASGRKALVAKRPMTRVGRAVEKGETQGFMKVVVDAETEEILGAAVLGVGGDEVIHSILDVMTAKLPYTAISRTMHIHPTVSELVPTLLQDLQPLD; encoded by the coding sequence ATGGCGGAGCCAGAGCGGTTCGACGCCATCATCGTTGGTGCCGGGCAGGCCGGCCCGTCGCTGGCCGGGCGCCTCACCACAGCAGGCAGCACCGTCGCCGTGATCGAACGCAAACTGGTGGGCGGTACGTGTGTGAACACCGGCTGTATTCCCACCAAGACCTTGGTGGCCAGCGCCCATGCCGCGCACCTGGCCCGCCGGGGCGCCGAATACGGGGTCAGCACAGGCGAAGTCACCGTCGACATGGTCAAGGTGAAGGCCCGCAAGGACGGCATCATCGGGGACGACCGGCACGGGGTGGAGGCCTGGTTGGAGGGCATGGACGGGGCGTCGCTCATCCGCGGCCACGCCCGGTTCGTCGATCCGCACACCATGGAGGTCGACGGTCGGCTGCTGCGTGCGGATCGGATCTTCCTCAACGTGGGCGGCCGCGCCGTGGCTCCCGATTTCCCGGGCCTGGCCGACATCGACTATCTGACCAATGTCGGGATCCTGGAACTGGATTCGGTGCCCGAGCACCTCGTGATCATCGGCGGCAGCTACATCGCTCTGGAGTTCGCTCAGATGTACCGCCGCTTCGGCGCGAGGGTCACCGTCGTCGAGCGGGGCCCGCGGCTGACCTCACGGGAGGACGAGGATATCTCGGCCGCGATCAAGGACATCCTCGAAGCCGAGGGCATCGACATCGTGCTCAATGCGACCGGCATCCGCTTTGCCAAGCGAGACAACGGTTTTGAGGTTGTCCCGGCCGACGGCGCGGCGCCGATCGCGGGAACGCACCTGCTGGTGGCGGTCGGCCGGGTGCCCAACACCGACGATCTCGGCCTGGAGAACGCCGGTGTGCAGACCGACAAGCGCGGTTACATCGTGGTGGACGACGAGTTGCGCACCAGCGTCGAGCACATCTGGGCCATGGGGGACTGTAACGGCAAGGGCGCGTTCACCCATACCTCCTACAACGACTACGAGATCGTGGCGGCCAATCTGCTCGACGACGATCCGCGCCGGGTCAGCGATCGCGTTCCCACTTATGCGCTGTTCATCGATCCGCCGCTGGGGCGGGCCGGGCTGACCGTCGACCAGGTGCGGGCGTCAGGACGAAAAGCGTTGGTGGCCAAGCGCCCGATGACCCGGGTGGGTCGCGCGGTGGAGAAGGGGGAGACGCAGGGCTTCATGAAAGTGGTGGTCGACGCCGAGACCGAGGAGATTCTCGGTGCGGCCGTTCTCGGCGTCGGTGGCGACGAGGTCATCCACAGCATCCTCGACGTCATGACCGCCAAGCTGCCCTACACCGCCATCTCCCGCACCATGCACATCCATCCGACGGTCAGTGAGCTGGTGCCGACGCTGCTGCAGGACTTGCAGCCGCTGGACTGA
- a CDS encoding phosphoribosyl-ATP diphosphatase, with protein MKQSMPVKTFDGLFAELSEKARTRPEGSGTVAALDTGVHGLGKKILEEAGEVWLAAEHESDEALAEEVSQLLYWTQVLMLARGLTLDDVYRKL; from the coding sequence ATGAAACAATCCATGCCCGTGAAGACTTTCGACGGCCTGTTCGCTGAGCTCAGCGAGAAGGCACGCACCCGGCCCGAAGGTAGTGGCACCGTCGCGGCGTTGGACACCGGGGTGCATGGGCTCGGCAAGAAGATCCTCGAGGAAGCCGGCGAGGTGTGGCTGGCCGCCGAGCATGAGAGCGACGAGGCGCTGGCCGAGGAGGTCAGCCAGTTGCTGTACTGGACGCAGGTGCTGATGCTCGCCCGCGGCCTGACCCTCGACGACGTCTACCGGAAGCTGTGA